The Brassica napus cultivar Da-Ae chromosome C7, Da-Ae, whole genome shotgun sequence genomic interval aaaacctacaaaaataatcttctaaaactaaaaaaatcaaccTCTGACACTAACTCCTCTCGAACTCCCCTTCACGGGTCCAGCCACTCGACTCTTGCTTCTTACCTGACTCGCAGACGTTGAATAAGCTTCACTTTCTGATTCTTCGATAATCTTCTTCAATCTTTCCACTACAATCTCCATCGTAGGCCTCTCTTTCTCGTTCTTTTTCAGACAGAGATCAGCGAGTTTAGCCAAACTCCTGGCTCCACCAGCTGGATAATCGTTGCGTAAACGAGAGTCAACGATCATGTTGAAGCGTTGACTATCAGCAGGATACTCTTTGATCCATTCTAATAGCCTTTGTTCAGCGGCTGGCTTGTTCCTCTCAATGGTTCGGCGTCCCGTTATGATCTCGTAGAGCACAACACCGAAGCTATAGACATCGCTTTTCATTCGAAGATGGCCTGTTTGCACGTACTCAGGAGCCGCATAGCCATGTGTTCCAACTCTCTATAAAAGagaaaagatcaaaactttgaAAATGATTCATACTGATTATAACCAAACCTGACCCATATGCACACGTATATTATTAACCCAGGAAGGTAAGGAGTATTTCAATACTTACAGCAGTTGTGACGTGAGTATTGTCGCCATGAGGTCCTTCTCTTGCAAGCCCAAAGTCCGATAATTTCGGACAAAACTCGTCGTTTAAGAGCACATTAGAGGATTTGAAGTCTCGGTATATCACCTGCCCAACCAAATAACTATCATCCACTGAATCACATATCAAGCTTAGAAACTAGACAGTGAATGTTTCAGAATCCACCACACATTCTACCCAATAAGCAATAACCGCATGTCTCATGCCTAATCTACTAATTAATCATGGGTCTATTAAGACATTAATATACAATTAATGTGTTTAGATCGTCTTTGTCCTAAATTATCAAGAACTACCAAATGATCTGTCTTAAAAAAAACAGGTTTCCTCTGTTTCGTTTTAAAGAGTTTACCTGAACTTCATGTAAATAAGCCAATCCTTCAGCTGCACCAAGAATGATCTCAAGCCTTTGTTTCCATggtaatgcatatgatccacgGGTGAAGAGATGATCCTCTAAGCTTCGATTCGAcatgaactcataaaccagaAGCCTCTCGATCCCCCTCTCGCCATCATCTGAGCAATAGCCTAAGAGCTTCACAACGTTCTGATGGTTCACTACCCCAAGAAACTGAACCTCTGCTAGCCATTGCTTGTGACCCTAATTACATTAAATTAAAAGTTTCTTGCTTTAATCATATTCATGATCACATTAACAGAGACAAGACCgtgagtttttatttattttatttatttttaattacctGTAAGCCTTGTTGATTGAGTTTCTTGATGGCTACGACAAGTGGAGAATCAGAATCTTCGGTGGTCGGAATCTTTCCTTTATAAACACTACCGAAACCACCTTCACCGATCTTGAGCTTTCTGCTAAAACCATTAGTGGCTTCACTGAGTTCTTCGTAAGTGAAAACCCTAAGATTATTTTCCCTCTCTGTATACAAGTCTCTGATGCTTCGCGGAGAAGGCAACGATCTCGGCGTCTGGAGGTTAAACGACAGCGTTTCGCTCTGGTTCCTCAGTTCTGGAGCTGAGTTTCGTGCTaactcttttccttttcttttgtctttgtGTTGATCTCTGGgttttggtttctttgatttgaACAAGAACAGACAATTCATGTCTTCAGGAGAGGAGAGATAcaaagtagaaaattaaaactttttctTAGGAAAACAAGTTGAATTTTGGTggaataaagaaaacaatttattacTTTTGATCTGAGAagttaaacccaaaaaaatgaattatgGAATAAGTATGAACAGAGATCTATTTAACTAACATGAGAAAGAGTTTTCCTGGAAAGTGAATGAGAGAGACAACAACATTAAAAGCTGGAGATAGAATAATCAGACTTCCTCTCtgactctctctctttctttccccTAAGTCTTTGTCGAGGAAACCAGAGAAAATTTGGAGGTGGGAAAGGGACAAACAAGTGttatgttcttcttcttgttctacTTCCTCGTaataaaaagatgaagaagaaaagaagaaatcgAGCACGTACGTCGCATTGGCCAGTTCCTTTCAATAGTTGACAGCTCAGCATGTGCCAACACCATTTGGGGGTAAACGCTTATGACAGATGCTGAATTGTCCTTAAATCTCCTTCACCACCAGCcttgtaaaaaatattgttttgaacaaattataatgttttgccagcaaaaatattatatttacagatggtaaatataaaacaaacctaaaataagaatgacaaagacagcataatttttttttactaatctatattattaaaactgaagtataaAATAGAACTAACCATATTTTCAACAGATTTATTACATCTTTTCTTAACTTATTTTCACTTATCCTGATTACTTTATtgattattctttttattttatttcttacacTACCATAATATTTTTGTCAGATATTACCagttattaaatatttagtatatattatactagATATAGCCATATAGGttaatgaataaataatttattagttaTACATATTGTTACTTTGTCACAACAACCAAATCATGAATTAAACCGATTTAGTTCGATTTAAAGTCAAATTCATACAATTGATTTATTTATGGATTAGTTCAATTTGATAACAAATTCGATTAGattaatttgtgttttttttgtttgcatatTTGCTCTTTATAGAAGgtgaaaataatcatttttcatttgttttcactaataaaatagataaaacttGATCTCAATCCAAAATTTTTATCGAtcaaactatttattataaaaatatctaaaatttattaaatcaaaattgtaaaaattacTAACAGAATATTTGCtctttttgattttgaaatatcACAAGCTtcattaaatttacataatatttctaatatatatgataatccCACTTAtgtaaagaaacaaaactttaaatttaacatttaatcatgtgtaatattttatttgtctttttaatgcataataatTACACGGATACAATAATAATACTATACATTAATTCTagctatattttattttaaactattcAAAATgacttaattaatatatatatatggcttATGTTATTATTGTTTTACTATTACCAAATTTACAAGCCAGtccataaaaataatatttaaaccaaaaagtAAACTacttatgttatatattagatcatgtattaattcaaatattattAATCAAACGTTTTATTCATCTACTTAGTCAAATtatttaaatgttaaatattatactttatatatatataacaagattTAATTAtccattttattaatataaataaacatactcattagtgtattaatttataaataaatacattagaAACAGTTAatgtagttaaaaatattatttgatgatTATGTTATATAACACatgatttttattggtttaatgttCAACCACAATATGAGCACCTAAAAATTACAGATAATTAAAAACCGTTGATTTAtcataaatgttatatattacaaATCTAACAAACATTCATACAAACTATACAAACACATGTTTGTGCAAATATACATGCGGATACACAAGTTAAAGTCTAGTTTTATAGGATGATTGTAATTTTCAAAGTAAAAACAACGAGAGTAGTGGtagatacatatatatgatTCATGAGGCTGATATTTTTTTAGTCATGTATGTTTATTTAGCGAATCTATAGACATCATATGGGacaccagaaaaaaaaacagaaaaatttaAGACATATTTTTAAGTTCAGTGAGAAGCAATATTAACTTAACTAGGAtcgtgtccgcgctacgcgcggatattGGATGAAGTTAAAATTTGTATATGATTATAGTTGTGGCTGTTTCTGGTTGTTGTTAAAATAGATTTAAAGTAATTATAAGAATGAATATATGACACTAAGTTTTTTAAGATTGattgttcatttttttatgCGAATATAGTTGGAAGTCAATCGATAGAGATGTAAAAGTAGAGGGGAGTTGATATTTTTGGTTGTGTAAAGTGGTTTTCTGTAGTAATGGAAATTAAATTAACgtgttgaaaattaaaaatatgtaaaagaacTTCGTAATTGAGATATTGTTTAGCATTATGGTGTTTTGAATTTGAACATAATCTTTTAAAAGTGTGTTTAGGTCTTTCATTAATAAACTAATTAGAAATTTTATGAATTACATGGAAAAAAGGCCCGTTGAAAAAAACTTATGAACGAAAAACCAGATAAATTGATCGAGAATTTAATACTAAGGTTTTGTTGTGTTACTTTCAAAGTATAACCTACCAGATCAAACTATCTCTACCCTTAATTTTGCACTTAATAGTTAAGATGTTCTGTCCGAATTTTAGACAAATGATTTCTTGGATTCCAAAGAGGGGTGATTGGGTTCGTATGTGTTCGAGAATTCTATAAACGCACAGTAAAGTTGTAATTTTGATTTACCTCCAGCAGGTGGAGGATCATTGTGGTTTGATTTGACCACCATGTTGAGGAAAACGACCCTTTGACGAAAGAAATAATTAGAAAATGAGTCAGCGAAAGAGAGAGATCTTGAAATGTGGAAATCCACTGATTGAGTAACTTACACGTAATAGTTGTATCCGCCTTTCTTCTCGTTGCAAATTTCTGAGTGGAAGATGATGTGAATGTTATGTGGAGCTGAGGTTGTTAACCGGTTTGTATCAAATATGCAATGTTACTGAATTTATTCGtatattttgttgatttgtaTTGATGAGACAAAAGATTTTTTTGAACTTTCAGTGATTGCCGCCGGTGATTGTGGCAGGAGATGTGCTACTTGCCTTTCTGATATTATTGTCTACCGAGAAGAACatttaggtattataatctattgaagatttttatatttaatgtgatacgtttaaaatatgaaaattttgtgtgaattaaaataattagttacAGTCATCAAATTGAAgcgagagaaaaaaaacaaacaatctgACAATAAGAGTTCATAATTGTCTTTGTTCATTACTCTTTGTCTCTGTTTTAAGAAGAAAAGTTACAAAACAACATAATAGATTTTGAATTGCATAACCAAGATTCTGGTGCAAGAACAAAccactatattttttaaacagacTTGATAGctgtctttaattttttttttttagaaatttaatttttaaataaaaattaggaGCTATATTAGTCTACATTTTGATCCGTGCTTCAAAAGCACGAATTTTTCGGTTAATACAAATGTGATACGAATAGtatttttgattatgatttatattattaagttattatataaatttttttttaaaataatatatataatttgtcaattcttttattttaaattttgtgtgTACATTCTTATCTCACAAcatcatctttatatttttatgcattatataaaagttaaatTTGTTGGCATATGTTAgactaatttaaaaatatatatttgcaggggttacaaaatatatagaatataaatGTAGTTTCTAAATGTAATTAGATTTCTTTATGTTGGACATGTTCCTAACTTGATAGTATTGACTTGAATTAGTAAAACAAATAGAGATTTTTATATAGAAGCTTAACATGGTTCATTTGCACGTTATAAATGAGTCCAAGACATATTTATGTACACTTATGTGCATGCAGTATCATAATATTCCAAGACATATTGCCATAAGTCAGGCCTCgatagtttttttcttctagCTTTACGTGTGAACACGACATATCAGCCCCTGAGTCACCTGGATGGGCTGAAGAAATGCATTGTATTGGATGATGTGAAAGTACATGCTAATTTACTGCAACACACTCAATTTCATTCACACAACATAAATTCTAACTACGATTTAAAAATGCTACTATTTTCGCACCACCTTGTTTCCGACTGTTTTGTTATGATCCATTTCTGCAAATGGATAAACTTTATtggattaattaagaattaccGCTGCAACTGAAAATTTTGTCTTGATCTCCATcgctgatttggatgtcttcaCTTGGGAGCGTTGCTGCTTTGAGCTCCTCCAACTGATCTAAGATCAAACGTCTTTATTTTATTGAAGCTATCAATCATCTTTGGAGGCGTTAAGCAACCAAAGGTAGAACAGTTGAGTCTATGTTTTCGtacgtttattttttttttggaagaagAGCCACCACCATCACCACCACCTGCTTCACACTCCGCTACATCTTCGTTATCAGCTTTTGATCCTTCATCAGTCGCGTTCGAAACATAGGAtgcctttgtcttcttcttcatctagTGCATATCAACACGTGCCTCCTCCTTTATTTTGCTGCTTCCTGCTTCTTTCATCGCCTTGTCTTCCACCCACAGAGGCTTCGTGGAAGCTTCAGCATCAGCGGTTGGTGCTTTGGAGAGGTCATTGAAGAAATTCTGTGGAGGAGGTTCAGAACTCTGCTCTGCTGCTGGTCTCTGAGAAGTTGTTGGATGAAGAAAGTTCTTAAAGTCATCAATCACTTTAGCGCTTCTATCACCTCCTCTTTCTAGATTGTGATTCTCAGAGGAGGTTCCAGCATTGTTACCTTTACCTTTCCCTCCACCACATGAGAGACCCAAGCTGAGCTCAAGCCCATTATCATcatccattttttttgtttcacactATCCTAAACAGCTCAACAGATCGTTACAACATCCCCTGTCATCTGAGAAAAATCATTAGTCACAAAAAAGGAACCCAATCATCACTTtccctttttaaaaatttataacccAAAAAAGGAAACATACAAAAAGGTGTAGACTTTTCGATCTGTTTACGGACAAAAAAACTCTGAAGACTCTGGTAATGATTAATAGCACTACAATAAGCAGAAGATCTGTCAGGTAATGATGTTCGGTAATATTATCAtaaacctcttgaatcactccAAAGTACCAGACTTTGGAGTTTGGAATCATCATAGATTAGTATCCAGAACCCTTACTACAGAGCTGGAGAGCCAAGTCAGCTTAACTTAGAGCCATTTCAATCACAAAGAAACTCAGAAATCTTAAATTGAGTCAGAGAGTGAACAAAAGTAAAACCTGAAACAATGACGatcagaagaaaagaaaaaaccctAGCAGCTTCGCGGCGTCGCTTTGTGTCTACGTTTCCATACGTCTATGTGCCATTGCTTTTTTCTCCATCTTCTAACGATTATGATGTGGAGAGTCTGTAGGGATCTTGAATGGAGGATTTATGGGAGCACATTGAAGTACCAGCACTCACATCCGAGGCGTTATGCGGGAGGAGCTGGGGGAGAGGAAGAGAATCAATGAAGGGATGAGACGGCGATTAGGGTTAGGTGGAGAAGGAGCCATATGTTTAGAACACGGGATTGTGCGACATCACTGTCAAGAGAAACTCGGGATTGGGCTGCAAGATGGGTCAAATGGGCTCTGAAggtcactaattttttttaatttcaagcCCAGTCCAAAATGACCTGGCACTTTGATTGGTCATGATTATTTTGACCATGTGGATAGCCTTAGGAAGCTCAAATTTAGCTTCTTTTATATAGTGGGATTAGATGTGCATTTATATTTACCCTTTTTGGAGAGAGGGGTAGCATCATTAGGGCATCATTAACCCTGATCTCTTAGCCggagttcttaactcatgatttgacactttttttttcttacacttTTCGGATAAGAGAcgactcttatatctcttatttaagagacagttcttagcttttcttagttaaaatctaagaaaatctAAAAAGTCCAGTTAAGAAACTGAGGTTAATGATGGTCTTAGTCATTAGTATCTCAACTTCGGTTTCTAGATATTATTCtattaatattgaaaataaataaattttgtaattaaattttaatcttcAAAAAAATAAGTGTATGCATAAAAAAATAGACATGTGATAGTTGGTCTCTGAAATCTTGTTAGGAGTACCTCATAGAAGGATtgattctctctctttctattaCTTCCATTGTTGGTGGCTTGAGTGTCTAACTCTATCTttgtcatttatatatatacatttaaattttgatatatacatatattttagttGTTAGATCATAATGTCCTTTTAGAATATAAAAATGAGAGAAAATATTTTTCGATAACGCACcacttaaagaaaaaataagtttataaataacattttcaaaattaaaggAATAATATTCACAACTTCATTTTAGTGTTAATTTTTAACTTATAAATTGATTGTTAAattgttatataattttgttttatatgtaaaaagaTTCAATATTTGTGTCTTTGTGCTTTAACGAAATTATTAAATCTTTCATAACAAGActataagtttatataaattattttaattcttttagaaaataaacTTATACTTAATaagattttgaaataaaattatatttgggtaaaagatataattttttatatttgggtaaaagatataattttttaaaaaacaagcATTATTAAAGTTactaataaatatgaaaaaatcatTGATGTAGAAAACAAATTCATTTTGAGTTAACttctttattaaaaagtaagGGTAATTTTCGGAAATGCTCTTTAAAATTCATTTCATCACTATAATATAGTGACATcacaaataaattttcaaatgtaTTCTTTTGTTGTCTACACAACCCAAGTCAAAGCGTGTATTATTCTATTTATAATGAATGAATTTAATAACTCTCTTTCAGACAAGCGTATGAGTAGAAGAACTCACCGGTCATATAAATGAACATAATTTATATGAAATGCAATTTCTCTTTAAGAAAAAGGGTTCAAAACCTATACAGTTTGATCATTGTGAAACTTTTTGACTAAATAAGTCAATATAACTAAAAATCTCGTCTAAAActttgaaagaaaattatttaaaaagcgTGTGATGAAAATAGTCAAGGATCACATTCATTGGACTGAGTCAGTTTGGTCTATATACATTGCTTAATTAGAAAGTAAGTCAATAATACATCACAAGATCAGAATTTTAATGATTCCTTAATCCTAATACTACCAACCCATTTCTCTATTTTGTCTACACACCTCCCGTGAGCATGTGTATTCAATTATTTAAGCAAACTTATAAGATATATGAGTTGGTTTAGAACCTCTCTCTAAAATCCTCTCAAGAGTAAACCCTTTTCTTGCTGTGCTAGGGTTGCCGGCGGCGCTTTCTCCGCCGTAGTCGCCGGTGCCCTCCTTCTgtttatctttctctcttcgcCTCTCTTCTCCTTTCTCCTCTCGGCTTCCTTTCTTGGTAGTTCTGATTCCTTGCGTCTTCGCGCGGACTAGATCTGGCGCGTCGGATTTGGATCTCTGGAGAAGCAAGGCGGAGGAGTGGATGAGCGGTTCCTTTGGGCTCGTGGAGTGGTGGGGGTTACGGCCTAGTGTCAGATCGGAACTTGGGTAGCGAGATCTATCTCCTTCCTTTTTGCCTCATCCGTTCGTCCTTCTCCGATGGGTGAAAACGTTCGCTTGGCTGGATGCGTATTGGGTTCTTTCAGGCGGGGGAGCTGCggtgcttcttcttcttgtctggCGGGTCTCCGGTGGTGCGTCTTTGGGCCGGTAAACTTCTTTCTCGGAAGCCTCTCTGAGTTGCTTTCGTTTCCAAACCAGTTTGATCAACGGCGGGTTCTCCGTCGTCGGGGCGTGTGCGAGGAGATTGGCTGTCAGTCTTGTCAACTGCAGTTAGGCTTCTCGGTGGCGGCGCGTGTTGAAGCAGTAGGGGTATTGGATGATCTAGGGATTCCTCGGCTCTTCCTCGCCTCAGGATGTAGGTTGTTGTTTCTGTCTTCTTAGTGTAGGTGTGATGGCGTGTGGCGGCTCATAGGTGCTCCTTCTCCAAATAAAGCTCGACCTTCTCTATTATGGGTTCCTTGGTCACGAGTGTAGCGATTTGTCCTTGTATGGCCGCGGATTAGGTGGACTTAGCAAGCTGTTTTTGACATTCCGATCTTAAAGAGTTGGTCACCGGGGAGGCCAAAATTACTTGGTCCAAGCTCTCGTTTTAACTGCGGTTTCGATTTTGTGGCAAGCGAATGTTCGGCCTCTGATGTTTCCTTCTTGTGGCTGTTGTTATTCTTGTAGATAGGTCCTGTAATGGTTGGTCTGAGTCTCTGTTAGTTTTTATTTCTGTTGCTCTGTTTCTTGTATTCCCCGTGCGTCTGTAAAAAACTGCAAAAATTGGTAATAATCTTAacatgtttaccaaaaaaaaacttataagaTATATCCATTAAAGTCCGacatgtataattttatattagcGATGCAGTTGCTTTATTATAGGCTCCGAATAGTAACGTGCGGGACAACTACATGATAAATGCAGTtcaaatagtaacaaaaatgtatagatatataagtatatataaaaaatttgttacTGTTAACGGCAATGCGGTACAGACGGTTGGT includes:
- the LOC106411436 gene encoding probable serine/threonine-protein kinase PBL19, which encodes MNCLFLFKSKKPKPRDQHKDKRKGKELARNSAPELRNQSETLSFNLQTPRSLPSPRSIRDLYTERENNLRVFTYEELSEATNGFSRKLKIGEGGFGSVYKGKIPTTEDSDSPLVVAIKKLNQQGLQGHKQWLAEVQFLGVVNHQNVVKLLGYCSDDGERGIERLLVYEFMSNRSLEDHLFTRGSYALPWKQRLEIILGAAEGLAYLHEVQVIYRDFKSSNVLLNDEFCPKLSDFGLAREGPHGDNTHVTTARVGTHGYAAPEYVQTGHLRMKSDVYSFGVVLYEIITGRRTIERNKPAAEQRLLEWIKEYPADSQRFNMIVDSRLRNDYPAGGARSLAKLADLCLKKNEKERPTMEIVVERLKKIIEESESEAYSTSASQVRSKSRVAGPVKGSSRGVSVRG